A single Xenopus laevis strain J_2021 chromosome 3S, Xenopus_laevis_v10.1, whole genome shotgun sequence DNA region contains:
- the gdf9.S gene encoding growth/differentiation factor 9, producing MAVTKVFVALYCWSIWLLPLQISGSGLEYSEDYSLLPPLFKELSERPKWRDNAPGPNMVAIKYMKRLYKMSATKEGVPRLHKNPVYNTVRLFTPRTECKPGKMREINDGMQSLDLTFSVDRVSAVEQLLQSLLLYSVSKRFSTSNATCTCSLEILDHELVNVMCPRALQSFSFQLRKRQRWVEIDVTSILQPFISNKRQNIHLALNFTCIKNNKQYDFAMTGPFKMARTPPSLLLYLNDTSNKAYHRKSVYDMTESPFYYPVGRTSSILDDDGGNLEFQQMSRQRRDHDYEAILEENTTVVPHTFNFSEYLKQFIYPQNECELHRFRLSFSQLNWDKWILVPHRYSPDYCKGVCPRIVGDRYGSPVHTMVQNIIYEKVDSSIPRPSCVPSEYRPMSVLTIEPDNSIAYKEYQDMIATKCTCR from the exons ATGGCTGTGACTAAAGTGTTTGTTGCCTTGTACTGCTGGTCCATTTGGCTGCTGCCATTGCAAATAAGTGGATCTGGATTAGAGTACAGTGAGGATTACAGTTTACTCCCTCCTTTATTCAAGGAGCTGTCGGAGCGTCCCAAATGGAGGGATAATGCACCAGGGCCCAATATGGTGGCAATCAAATACATGAAAAGATTGTACAAGATGTCAGCCACCAAGGAGGGTGTTCCCAGGCTTCATAAGAACCCTGTATACAACACAGTCAGGCTGTTCACTCCAAGGACAGAGTGCAAACCAGGAAAGATGAGGGAGATAAATG ATGGCATGCAATCATTGGACTTGACTTTCAGTGTGGATCGTGTTTCTGCTGTGGAGCAGCTACTGCAGTCACTCTTGCTTTACTCTGTGAGTAAGAGATTTTCCACTTCCAACGCCACTTGCACATGCAGCTTGGAGATCCTAGATCATGAGCTCGTAAACGTCATGTGTCCTCGTGCCCTGCAATCCTTCAGTTTCCAGCTTCGCAAAAGGCAAAGATGGGTTGAAATTGATGTGACCTCTATTCTGCAACCATTCATTTCCAACAAGAGGCAAAATATTCACTTAGCCTTGAATTTCACATgtattaaaaacaacaaacagTATGATTTTGCAATGACAGGTCCATTTAAAATGGCCAGGACCCCACCATCTCTACTCTTGTACCTGAATGATACAAGTAATAAAGCTTACCATAGGAAATCAGTGTATGATATGACAGAGTCACCATTCTATTATCCAGTGGGAAGAACATCCTCTATCTTGGACGATGATGGAGGAAACCTTGAGTTCCAACAAATGTCCAGACAGCGAAGAGATCATGATTATGAAGCTATATTGGAGGAGAACACAACAGTTGTGCCCCACACCTTTAATTTTAGTGAATACCTTAAGCAGTTCATATACCCTCAAAACGAATGTGAGCTTCATCGGTTTCGACTTAGCTTCAGCCAGCTCAATTGGGACAAATGGATACTGGTCCCCCACCGGTACAGTCCAGATTACTGCAAAGGTGTGTGTCCTAGAATTGTTGGCGATAGATATGGATCACCAGTTCACACCATGGTTCAGAATATCATCTATGAAAAAGTGGACTCTTCCATTCCACGCCCATCTTGTGTCCCCTCTGAATACCGACCAATGAGTGTCTTAACCATTGAACCTGATAACTCTATTGCTTACAAAGAATATCAGGATATGATTGCTACAAAGTGTACTTGCCGCTAG